A DNA window from Christensenellaceae bacterium contains the following coding sequences:
- the pyk gene encoding pyruvate kinase, which translates to MKKTKTICTLGPATSDYQTILGLIKNGMNVARLNMSHGNLSTHQKSIDMVKQARLELGVPCAIMLDTRGPEIRIGHFSCDKIILKRGDLFTFTSRQIDGDQNEVSINFPPIIKGAKVGGSVFANSGLLEFKIIEVTKTDIICKVVEGGELSSYKNFAVPRAKIDMPYLSETDKEHIKFAAQNNLEFVACSFVGGAEDVRVVKKYIASLGGDMEIISKIESEEGINNLEEIIDESHGIMIARGDMGTEIPIAQIPSVQKHIINSCTIKGKPVIVATEMLESMTEKTRPTRAEAADVAAAVFDGTCATMLSGETAVGVNPVGAAKTMSSIADVTEQNIDYDEAFVGHFKYHNALDAVSYSACAAAMALKAKVIVCFTQTGRTVKRLSRFRPAATILAVTYNPQVYNTLSLSWGVLPVLTPAEIKFDNMFETANQLVKDLKLAKRGDVIIITTGSPTVHMGPTNMIKISEVE; encoded by the coding sequence ATGAAAAAAACAAAAACAATCTGCACTTTAGGACCTGCCACAAGTGACTATCAAACAATTTTAGGTCTTATTAAAAACGGTATGAATGTGGCAAGACTGAACATGAGTCACGGAAATCTCAGCACTCATCAAAAATCCATTGATATGGTAAAGCAAGCACGCCTCGAGCTTGGAGTGCCGTGTGCCATTATGCTTGACACACGAGGGCCTGAAATTAGAATAGGACATTTCAGCTGCGACAAGATTATCCTCAAAAGAGGTGATTTATTTACTTTCACCTCACGCCAGATTGATGGTGACCAAAACGAGGTTTCAATAAATTTTCCTCCCATAATTAAGGGCGCCAAGGTCGGCGGGTCGGTTTTTGCAAACAGCGGGCTTCTGGAGTTTAAAATTATTGAAGTCACAAAAACAGATATTATATGTAAGGTCGTTGAAGGCGGAGAACTTTCCTCCTATAAAAACTTTGCTGTCCCCAGAGCCAAGATTGATATGCCCTATCTTAGTGAAACCGACAAAGAACACATAAAGTTTGCTGCCCAAAACAATTTGGAATTTGTGGCATGCTCGTTTGTGGGCGGAGCTGAGGACGTAAGGGTTGTCAAAAAATATATTGCGAGCCTTGGCGGAGATATGGAAATCATATCCAAAATAGAAAGCGAAGAAGGCATAAACAATCTTGAAGAAATTATTGATGAAAGTCACGGCATAATGATAGCACGCGGCGACATGGGAACTGAAATACCTATCGCACAAATACCGTCAGTTCAAAAACATATCATTAACTCCTGCACCATTAAAGGCAAGCCTGTTATTGTAGCCACCGAAATGCTGGAGTCTATGACCGAAAAAACAAGGCCCACCAGAGCCGAAGCTGCCGACGTGGCAGCAGCCGTGTTTGACGGCACCTGCGCTACAATGCTGTCAGGTGAAACCGCTGTGGGAGTAAATCCTGTGGGAGCTGCCAAAACCATGAGCAGTATTGCAGATGTTACCGAACAAAACATAGACTATGATGAAGCATTTGTCGGCCACTTTAAATATCACAACGCACTTGATGCCGTGTCATACTCGGCCTGTGCTGCTGCAATGGCACTGAAAGCAAAAGTCATTGTATGCTTCACTCAAACAGGCCGCACGGTTAAACGCCTCAGTCGATTTAGACCCGCAGCCACAATCCTTGCTGTCACCTACAATCCCCAAGTATACAACACTCTGTCTCTCAGCTGGGGAGTACTTCCGGTTCTGACGCCTGCTGAAATCAAATTTGACAATATGTTTGAAACAGCCAATCAGCTGGTAAAAGACCTCAAACTTGCCAAGCGGGGAGATGTAATAATCATCACTACGGGCTCCCCCACTGTACACATGGGTCCGACCAATATGATAAAGATATCCGAAGTTGAATAA
- a CDS encoding DUF308 domain-containing protein — protein MKVANKFKLLPIGSALLLFVLGIIMSAIAGFANEITLLLVMGLGVLAIGVARLLYGWFARHEKDSIPNFVLGAMDAVWGIIALALITTTGLFPLIFGIWLLTAGVVELAMSIKYVIERSPFAGIMIDGGINLIFGVMLFVQNFNNQTELYLLTAAYLFVNTFTSLLVTVLASSDEQHQIVDAGKEKDAKSAEQVKAAEAGKGTTQVIIIKDDAKKRAAPKTKDAMDEVADIVKEKEKKEAAKKKTAAKKAKAKKATSKETKVTMAVGEFEVEVKKAPKKKTSSTTAKKPAAKKPAAKKVATPKTIFVVEPKDENKE, from the coding sequence ATGAAGGTTGCAAATAAATTTAAACTTTTGCCGATTGGAAGCGCGCTGCTGCTGTTTGTTCTTGGTATAATAATGTCGGCAATTGCAGGGTTTGCCAATGAAATTACGCTGCTACTCGTTATGGGTCTTGGTGTGTTGGCTATTGGTGTGGCCCGTCTGCTTTATGGCTGGTTTGCGAGACATGAAAAGGATAGTATTCCAAACTTTGTATTGGGAGCGATGGATGCCGTTTGGGGCATAATTGCTCTGGCGCTGATAACTACTACCGGACTGTTTCCTCTGATATTTGGAATTTGGCTGCTTACTGCCGGAGTTGTAGAGCTTGCAATGTCTATTAAGTATGTAATAGAGCGCTCACCGTTTGCCGGAATTATGATTGACGGAGGCATAAACCTTATATTTGGTGTAATGCTGTTTGTTCAGAACTTTAACAACCAGACAGAGCTTTATCTGCTGACTGCGGCTTACTTGTTTGTAAACACATTTACAAGTTTGCTTGTGACGGTTCTTGCTTCAAGCGATGAACAGCACCAGATTGTGGATGCCGGTAAAGAAAAGGATGCTAAGTCCGCTGAGCAGGTTAAGGCAGCAGAAGCAGGCAAAGGCACCACACAGGTTATTATCATTAAGGATGACGCAAAGAAGAGAGCTGCTCCCAAGACTAAGGACGCAATGGATGAAGTTGCTGATATAGTTAAGGAAAAGGAAAAAAAGGAAGCTGCCAAAAAGAAAACAGCAGCTAAAAAAGCAAAGGCTAAAAAAGCTACATCTAAAGAAACTAAAGTTACGATGGCAGTTGGCGAGTTTGAAGTAGAGGTTAAAAAAGCACCTAAAAAGAAAACTTCTTCAACTACGGCTAAAAAGCCTGCGGCCAAAAAACCGGCTGCAAAAAAGGTCGCAACTCCAAAAACTATATTTGTAGTTGAGCCCAAGGATGAAAATAAAGAATAA